One window from the genome of Nicotiana sylvestris chromosome 9, ASM39365v2, whole genome shotgun sequence encodes:
- the LOC104233277 gene encoding clathrin interactor EPSIN 1-like, producing MDFMKVFDQTVREIKREVNLKVLKVPEIEQKVLDATDDEPWGPHGTALAEIAQATKKFSECQMVMNVLWTRLTETGKNWRYVYKSLAVVEYLVAHGSERAVDEIVEHTYQISSLTSFEYVEPNGKDMGINVRKKAENIVALLNNKEKIEDARNKAAANRDKYFGLSSSGVTFKSSSASLNSSSNFQSGDRYGGFGNKSDGDSFKDSYREKDRYGEDKFDQFKSKKGSSRYGSNVQDTVSSSGSKTSKRVGKPDKATSNPPHSAAVSSSKYEEDFDDFDPRGTSSTKPSTEKSDQVDLFGQNLIGDLLDVPTPVPADNSTVSSHPSEVDLFADANFALAKPQSEISVDLFASQPASSSAAPSTIDFFSAPDPVVQSDIRSPKSDKINATTVDPFAAVPLNTFDSSDPFGTFVSHADPVSVASENANRGGNQEETPSKLDKSSVEAKPAPKKDDFQVRSGIWADSLSRGLIDLNISAPKKVNLADVGIVGGLTDGSDVKEKGPTTFYMGRAMGQGTGLGQSGFTSTSTGGDDFFSSHQNYQFGSFQK from the exons GTATTGGACGCTACGGATGATGAACCTTGGGGCCCCCATGGTACTGCATTGGCTGAGATAGCTCAGGCTACAAAAAAATT CTCTGAGTGTCAGATGGTTATGAATGTCCTGTGGACAAGATTGACTGAAACAGGAAAGAATTGGCGTTATGTTTATAAG TCTTTGGCTGTTGTTGAGTATTTGGTGGCTCACGGATCTGAACGCGCTGTTGATGAGATCGTAGAACATACCTATCAGatatct TCTCTCACAAGTTTCGAGTATGTTGAACCCAATGGGAAAGATATGGGGATCAATGTGAGGAAGAAAGCAGAAAATATTGTGGCACTATTGAATAACAAGGAAAAGATCGAAGACGCTAGAAATAAAGCTGCTGCAAATCGCGACAA GTACTTTGGATTGTCATCTTCTGGAGTAACATTTAAATCGAGCTCTGCCTCCCTAAATAGCAGCAGCAACTTTCAGAGTGGTGATCGATATGGAGGTTTTGGAAATAAAAGTGATGGCGATTCATTTAAGGATAGTTACAGGGAAAAGGATCGGTATGGTGAAGATAAATTTGACCAGTTTAAATCAAAGAAGGGGTCTTCTCGTTATGGAAG CAATGTTCAAGACACTGTTTCATCTAGTGGATCAAAGACGTCAAAGAGGGTAGGTAAACCTGATAAAGCTACTTCTAATCCTCCACATAGTGCAGCTGTATCATCAAGCAAATATGAGGaagattttgatgattttgatcCTCGAGGGACTTCAAGTACTA AGCCTTCCACCGAAAAATCTGACCAAGTAGATCTATTTGGACAAAATTTGATTGGTGACCTCTTGGATGTACCAACACCTGTTCCAGCTGATAATTCTACTGTCTCCAGTCATCCATCAGAGGTTGATTTATTTGCTGATGCCAATTTTGCATTGGCGAAACCACAGTCTGAG ATAAGTGTAGATCTGTTTGCTTCTCAGCCTGCCTCTTCATCTGCAGCTCCTTCAACCATAGATTTTTTTTCTGCACCAGATCCTGTTGTACAATCCGATATCAGATCTCCTAAATCAGACAAGATAAATGCTACTACGGTTGATCCGTTTGCTGCAGTTCCACTAAATACCTTTGATAGTTCTGATCCCTTTGGTACATTTGTTTCTCATGCTGATCCTGTATCAGTAGCCAGTGAAAATGCTAATCGTGGTGGGAATCAGGAGGAGACTCCTAGCAAATTAGATAAATCTTCTGTCGAAGCTAAGCCCGCACCAAAGAAGGATGATTTTCAAGTCAGGTCTGGAATATGGGCTGATTCATTGAGCCGTGGACTGATTGATCTGAATATCTCTGCAC CCAAAAAGGTCAACCTTGCAGACGTAGGCATCGTGGGTGGATTGACCGATGGGTCAGATGTGAAAGAAAAAGGGCCTACTACATTTTACATGGGCAGAGCCATGGGTCAAGGAACCGGGCTTGGCCAATCCGGGTTCACGTCCACATCAACGGGTGGAGATGACTTTTTTTCAAGTCACCAGAACTATCAATTTGGCAGCTTCCAAAAGTGA